A genomic window from Vitis riparia cultivar Riparia Gloire de Montpellier isolate 1030 chromosome 18, EGFV_Vit.rip_1.0, whole genome shotgun sequence includes:
- the LOC117905433 gene encoding bifunctional aspartate aminotransferase and glutamate/aspartate-prephenate aminotransferase-like yields MVAEAGINAIREGYTMNGAKQSVLKAVLAVCSPGNEVIIPGPFYVSYPGVARLADATPVILPTLISINFLLDPEVLKSTISEKSKAQGGLNGTQKEKRICESVRCFFKTSFGEGASRALPSLPSEAGLPYLGFNSHMSFAAWKLHYYQWAMQIFEQYNISEVTIPLKLGQAESSAFVLKFQLNDATNL; encoded by the exons ATGGTTGCTGAGGCCGGGATAAATGCGATTCGTGAAGGTTATACAATGAATGGAGCCAAGCAGTCTGTACTTAAAGCTGTGCTTGCAGTTTGTTCACCAGGTAATGAGGTTATTATTCCTGGTCCATTTTATGTAAGCTACCCTGGAGTGGCAAGGTTAGCTGATGCTACGCCTGTAATTCTTCCTACACTCATCTCCATCAATTTTCTCTTGGATCCAGAGGTTCTTAAGTCCACAATCAGTGAGAAGTCAAAG GCACAAGGTGGCTTAAATGGAACACAGAAGGAAAAGAGGATTTGTGAATCTGTTCGCTGCTTCTTCAAAACTTCGTTTGGAGAGGGAGCTTCAAGGGCCTTGCCGAGTTTGCCTTCTGAAGCAGGATTGCCATATCTTGGTTTCAATAGTCATATGTCATTTGCAGCATGGAAGCTTCACTACTACCAATGGGCAATGCAGATATTTGAGCAATATAACATCAGTGAAGTTACCATCCCTTTGAAGCTGGGGCAAGCTGAGAGCTCTGCTTTTGTTCTTAAGTTTCAATTAAATGATGCCACTAATCTTTAA